Proteins from a genomic interval of Chroococcidiopsis thermalis PCC 7203:
- a CDS encoding bifunctional ADP-dependent NAD(P)H-hydrate dehydratase/NAD(P)H-hydrate epimerase has translation MLPERSRRKQIEQVVVTAEQMRQIEARIFAAGMPVAALMEKVGGAIARRVQTLYPYPQIRRVGVLVGPGHNGGDALVVARELHFQGYEVLVYRPIAKLKELTDQHAQYVKSLGIPHFEAIAALQDCDLLIDGLFGFGMERQITEPIASDIHQLDRWSMPILSIDLPSGLHTDTGEVLGKAVKATRTFCLGLWKQGLLQDRALEYIGTAELLDFDIPVADIHAVLEAPKVKRVTSDLAIATLPLTRPPVTHKYKQGHLLLICGSRRYAGGALLTALGARASGVGMLSIAVPESLKPLLNAQLPEALVVGCPETDNGAIAQLDLPEGTDLESFQAIACGPGLTLEATPIIQGVLNNDCPLVLDADGLNILAILGTQKLSRRSSPTVLTPHAGEFKRLFPDAPSPMQDRVSAVREAAQTSKAVVLLKGARTAIANPSGQVWLNPESTPALARGGSGDVLTGLLGGLLAQATAQHISVDAIAACAAWWHSQAGILAERERTQIGVDAFTLTQFLIPVLHQSVG, from the coding sequence TTGCTACCAGAACGATCTAGACGCAAACAAATTGAGCAAGTCGTAGTTACGGCTGAGCAGATGCGCCAGATTGAGGCGCGGATATTTGCTGCGGGAATGCCAGTAGCAGCTTTGATGGAAAAAGTAGGGGGCGCGATCGCCCGACGAGTGCAGACATTGTATCCCTATCCGCAGATACGGCGGGTCGGCGTGCTAGTAGGACCAGGACATAACGGTGGTGATGCGTTGGTGGTGGCGCGAGAGCTACATTTTCAAGGGTATGAAGTTCTCGTTTACCGTCCGATCGCCAAATTGAAAGAATTAACCGACCAACACGCACAGTATGTTAAGAGTTTGGGCATTCCACATTTTGAGGCGATCGCTGCCTTGCAAGATTGTGACTTGTTAATCGATGGCTTATTTGGGTTTGGCATGGAACGCCAAATCACCGAGCCTATCGCCTCAGATATTCACCAACTCGACCGCTGGTCTATGCCTATTCTCAGCATCGATCTCCCTTCTGGGTTGCATACAGATACAGGAGAAGTGCTAGGAAAAGCAGTTAAAGCAACGCGAACTTTTTGTTTGGGATTGTGGAAGCAAGGATTATTACAAGATCGAGCATTAGAGTATATCGGTACGGCAGAACTGCTCGATTTTGATATTCCCGTAGCAGATATACACGCTGTTTTGGAAGCGCCTAAAGTCAAGCGCGTGACGAGTGACTTGGCGATCGCCACTCTTCCCCTGACTCGTCCGCCTGTCACCCACAAGTACAAACAAGGGCATTTACTACTCATCTGCGGTTCGCGACGCTATGCTGGCGGTGCATTACTAACGGCTTTAGGTGCTAGAGCAAGTGGTGTCGGAATGCTGTCGATCGCCGTGCCTGAATCGCTCAAACCCCTGCTGAACGCGCAACTTCCTGAAGCATTAGTTGTAGGTTGTCCCGAAACCGATAACGGCGCGATCGCCCAGCTCGATTTACCAGAAGGAACCGATTTAGAATCATTTCAAGCTATTGCCTGCGGTCCCGGTCTGACTTTAGAAGCCACGCCGATTATCCAAGGAGTTTTAAACAACGATTGTCCCCTAGTTCTAGATGCAGACGGGTTGAATATTCTTGCCATTTTGGGGACGCAAAAGTTATCGCGGCGATCGTCTCCAACCGTCCTCACACCTCATGCAGGAGAGTTTAAGCGCTTATTTCCCGATGCTCCTAGCCCGATGCAAGACCGCGTTAGTGCTGTACGAGAAGCAGCGCAGACGAGCAAAGCAGTAGTATTGCTCAAGGGAGCGAGAACGGCGATCGCCAATCCATCAGGTCAAGTCTGGCTTAATCCTGAGAGTACGCCTGCATTAGCACGGGGTGGGAGTGGCGATGTTTTAACTGGATTACTGGGGGGACTGCTCGCCCAGGCAACCGCACAACATATCTCAGTAGATGCGATCGCGGCGTGTGCGGCATGGTGGCACTCCCAAGCTGGCATTTTAGCAGAACGAGAAAGAACTCAAATCGGAGTCGATGCATTTACATTGACGCAGTTTTTGATTCCAGTTCTGCATCAATCTGTAGGATAG
- a CDS encoding EAL domain-containing protein: MVDREIIQISRALSATYDLRVVFLSLAIAIFGAYTALDLVGQVIYAQGIARKFWTVGGAIALGISVWAMHFVAMLAYQLPIPISYNFEIVLLSMVVAIAFAGLGLFLVSRLPLKWLLLASGSFFVGLAAIGMHYIAMQGMLVAAEPIYDLRFVAFSNLCAVGLSFCGLWLTFHPAAKVLVPAESWRKLGSAILAGTAIDGMHYLAMAGVDFYPSVQKLSTMPAGIDNYVLAITIGVATLAILLLGGLASFFGQQLRAEIARVEAIRESEKRYQELFELAPDAYFSLTPDGTIQSANQFSAEYLGYSQEELIGSSAWMTVYEADLPWAQQWMESMFRDRVTTSEIELRKVRKDGSVFWIRERSKLILDAIGTPVGLNTICRDITQLKQVEEQLRQNAFHDPLTGLPNRVLFMDRLQLAIEHHKRHPEDFFAVLFLDLDRFKVINDSLGHLLGDRLLMAIGDRLKECLRPIDTVARLGGDEFTILIEDITDVSDAIRVAERVNTALAVPFHLDGQEVFTAASIGIALSTTGYENSEDVLRDADLAMYRAKSQGTSGYQIFNPDMHARAVALLQLETDLRNAVERQEFRLYYQPIISLATGRIVGFEALIRWQHPQYGLQNPSQFIHAAEEAGLINRICQWVLYTACAQLAQWQRQFPAIAPLTMSVNISGKQFSQPQLSQQVQQALQDTELSAECLHLEITEGAIMDGAGAAPDLLWQLRNLGVQLWIDDFGTGYSSLGRLYHFPIHGLKVDRSFVAQIENADNVPLVETILTLARQLELEVTAEGVETATQLTRLRALQSEYAQGYFFSPAVDGEAATALLSQNLQW, translated from the coding sequence ATGGTAGATCGGGAAATAATTCAGATAAGTAGAGCCTTAAGCGCCACCTACGATCTGCGGGTGGTTTTTCTTTCGCTAGCGATCGCGATTTTTGGTGCTTACACAGCGCTAGATTTGGTGGGACAAGTTATTTATGCGCAGGGAATTGCACGGAAATTTTGGACGGTTGGCGGCGCGATCGCTTTAGGAATTAGTGTCTGGGCAATGCATTTTGTTGCCATGCTTGCCTATCAATTACCAATTCCCATCTCTTACAACTTTGAAATCGTTTTACTGTCAATGGTAGTGGCGATCGCATTTGCTGGTTTGGGGCTGTTCCTCGTCAGTCGCCTACCGTTGAAATGGCTGTTGTTAGCGTCTGGCAGTTTTTTTGTCGGGCTTGCCGCTATTGGGATGCATTACATTGCTATGCAGGGGATGTTGGTAGCAGCAGAACCAATCTACGATCTGCGGTTCGTTGCTTTTTCCAATTTGTGTGCGGTTGGTCTGTCCTTTTGTGGCTTGTGGCTGACATTTCATCCGGCTGCTAAAGTTCTGGTTCCGGCTGAGAGTTGGCGCAAGCTGGGAAGTGCCATCTTAGCGGGAACTGCGATTGATGGAATGCACTACCTGGCGATGGCGGGAGTCGATTTCTATCCCAGCGTCCAAAAATTAAGCACGATGCCTGCTGGCATTGATAACTACGTGCTGGCAATTACGATTGGTGTTGCAACTTTGGCGATCTTATTATTGGGTGGCTTGGCTTCTTTTTTTGGTCAACAACTCAGAGCAGAAATCGCCAGAGTTGAAGCAATACGAGAAAGTGAAAAGCGATATCAAGAATTATTCGAGCTGGCTCCCGATGCCTATTTTTCCCTGACACCTGATGGCACAATCCAATCGGCAAATCAGTTTAGTGCTGAGTATTTAGGCTATAGCCAAGAAGAACTAATTGGTAGTTCGGCTTGGATGACAGTTTACGAAGCCGATCTTCCTTGGGCGCAGCAGTGGATGGAGAGCATGTTTCGCGACAGAGTGACGACGAGCGAAATCGAACTGCGAAAAGTGCGTAAAGATGGCTCGGTGTTTTGGATTCGCGAACGCAGCAAATTAATTTTAGATGCAATAGGGACACCTGTAGGACTGAATACGATTTGCCGCGACATTACCCAATTGAAACAAGTAGAAGAACAATTGCGGCAGAATGCGTTTCACGATCCGCTCACGGGATTACCCAATCGCGTGCTGTTTATGGATCGCTTGCAATTAGCGATCGAGCATCACAAAAGGCATCCAGAAGATTTTTTCGCCGTTTTGTTTCTAGATTTAGACCGCTTTAAAGTCATTAACGATAGTTTAGGGCATTTACTGGGCGATCGCTTACTCATGGCGATCGGCGATCGCCTTAAAGAATGTCTGCGTCCTATAGATACGGTAGCGCGGCTCGGGGGAGACGAATTTACAATTCTGATCGAGGATATTACCGATGTTAGCGATGCAATTCGCGTTGCCGAACGAGTCAATACTGCGCTTGCTGTGCCGTTTCATTTAGACGGACAGGAAGTTTTCACCGCTGCCAGTATTGGTATTGCCTTAAGTACCACTGGTTATGAAAACTCCGAAGACGTGCTGCGAGATGCCGATCTTGCCATGTATCGCGCCAAAAGCCAGGGAACGTCAGGCTATCAGATATTTAACCCTGACATGCACGCTAGGGCAGTAGCACTGTTGCAATTGGAAACAGATCTAAGAAATGCTGTGGAACGACAAGAGTTTCGCCTGTACTATCAACCAATTATCTCGCTAGCTACAGGTAGAATTGTCGGTTTTGAGGCTTTGATTCGCTGGCAACATCCCCAATACGGTTTGCAAAACCCCAGCCAATTTATCCACGCCGCAGAGGAGGCGGGACTGATTAACCGCATCTGTCAGTGGGTACTCTACACGGCTTGCGCTCAATTAGCTCAGTGGCAAAGGCAATTTCCTGCGATCGCACCTTTAACGATGAGTGTAAATATTTCTGGCAAGCAGTTCAGTCAACCCCAGCTCAGCCAGCAAGTACAGCAAGCTTTACAGGATACAGAATTAAGTGCCGAATGCTTGCACCTAGAGATTACTGAAGGCGCAATTATGGATGGAGCCGGAGCCGCACCCGATCTCCTCTGGCAGTTACGAAATTTAGGCGTGCAATTATGGATCGATGACTTTGGCACGGGATACTCATCTCTAGGGCGGCTCTATCACTTTCCGATTCACGGTTTAAAGGTCGATCGCTCCTTTGTGGCACAAATTGAAAACGCTGACAACGTCCCCCTTGTGGAAACTATCCTCACTCTCGCTCGCCAGCTCGAACTAGAGGTGACAGCCGAAGGAGTAGAAACCGCAACACAACTTACCCGACTGCGAGCTTTACAGTCCGAATACGCACAAGGCTACTTTTTCTCTCCTGCTGTAGATGGGGAAGCAGCAACAGCCTTACTGAGTCAAAATCTGCAATGGTAA
- a CDS encoding DUF4112 domain-containing protein: protein MSRTSPIPVVTNHPRLAIIQRLRKLTHLMDNAIAIPGTKFRIGLDPILGLLPGAGDFIGTALSAYIVLEAVRLGLPKETLGKMVSNILLESVVGTVPVVGDWFDFAWKANVKNLELIETHLGVTNTSKPANRWLMFLLVVGFLIIGIGLVTLSVLVFKLLLNAVTS from the coding sequence ATGTCTCGGACTTCGCCAATTCCTGTTGTGACAAATCATCCCAGGCTTGCTATTATTCAACGCTTGCGTAAGCTAACACACCTAATGGATAATGCGATCGCAATTCCAGGGACGAAGTTTCGCATTGGTTTAGACCCCATTTTAGGATTGCTACCAGGAGCGGGAGATTTTATCGGCACGGCGCTTTCGGCATATATCGTACTGGAAGCCGTGCGCTTGGGACTTCCCAAAGAGACATTGGGAAAAATGGTGAGTAATATTCTGTTAGAAAGCGTAGTTGGTACTGTCCCAGTGGTGGGTGATTGGTTTGACTTTGCCTGGAAAGCCAACGTTAAGAATCTGGAGCTAATAGAGACACATTTGGGGGTAACAAATACTAGTAAGCCTGCCAATCGCTGGTTGATGTTTCTACTGGTAGTAGGGTTCTTAATTATTGGTATAGGTTTAGTGACCTTGAGTGTGCTAGTTTTTAAACTGCTCTTAAATGCAGTGACTAGCTAA
- the trxB gene encoding thioredoxin-disulfide reductase has product MTNPAVENLVIIGSGPAGYTAAIYAARANLKPVVFEGFQAGGLPGGQLMTTTEVENFPGFPEGITGPELMDRMKAQAERWGAELYTEDVIAVDLSQRPFTVRSEEREFKTNSIVIATGATAKRLGLPDEHQFWSRGISACAICDGATPIFHRAKLAVIGAGDSAAEESIYLTKYGDEVHMLVRGDKMRASKAMQDRVLNNPKITVHWNTEAVDVFGNEKHMEGLLIRNNKTGEESKLEVRGLFYAIGHNPNTSLFKGQLELDDVGYIVTKHGSVETSVEGVFAAGDVQDHEYRQAITAAGSGCMGAMLAERWLSVNGLIQEFHQKPETPNNELEHQAKQAATPEEFDLAQTRHYGGYALRKLFHDSDRLLMVKYVSPGCGPCHTLKPILNKVVDEFDGKIHFVEIDIQADPDIAENAQVTGTPTIQFFKDKELLSEVKGVKQKSQYRQLIEGYLN; this is encoded by the coding sequence ATGACCAATCCTGCTGTTGAGAACTTAGTGATTATTGGCTCTGGACCCGCTGGATACACGGCAGCTATATATGCAGCGCGGGCAAACCTCAAACCTGTTGTCTTTGAAGGCTTCCAAGCAGGGGGCTTACCTGGCGGACAGCTGATGACGACGACAGAAGTAGAAAACTTTCCTGGTTTTCCAGAAGGAATTACAGGACCGGAACTAATGGATCGGATGAAGGCTCAAGCAGAACGCTGGGGAGCTGAGTTATACACCGAGGACGTAATTGCAGTTGACTTGTCGCAGCGTCCGTTTACCGTCCGTTCTGAGGAGCGGGAATTTAAGACGAATAGCATCGTCATTGCGACTGGAGCTACTGCAAAGCGTTTGGGACTGCCGGATGAACACCAGTTTTGGAGCCGAGGTATATCAGCATGTGCGATCTGCGATGGCGCTACACCGATTTTCCACAGAGCGAAATTAGCCGTGATTGGTGCTGGTGACTCCGCCGCTGAAGAATCGATCTACCTGACCAAATATGGCGACGAGGTACATATGTTGGTGCGGGGTGACAAAATGCGTGCTAGTAAGGCGATGCAAGACCGGGTTTTGAATAATCCCAAAATTACCGTTCACTGGAATACGGAAGCGGTAGATGTGTTTGGCAACGAAAAGCACATGGAAGGCTTGCTGATCCGTAACAACAAAACAGGCGAAGAAAGTAAGCTAGAAGTACGGGGTTTATTCTATGCGATCGGTCACAATCCCAACACATCTTTATTTAAAGGTCAACTGGAATTAGATGATGTAGGATACATTGTCACCAAGCACGGTTCGGTAGAAACCAGTGTCGAAGGAGTATTCGCGGCTGGAGACGTGCAAGACCACGAATATCGTCAAGCAATTACGGCTGCTGGTAGCGGTTGTATGGGAGCAATGCTAGCAGAGCGGTGGCTGTCGGTGAATGGATTGATTCAAGAATTCCACCAAAAACCAGAGACTCCCAATAACGAACTGGAACATCAAGCCAAGCAAGCCGCCACCCCAGAAGAATTCGATCTCGCTCAGACGCGGCATTATGGTGGCTATGCTTTACGCAAACTATTTCATGATAGCGATCGCCTGTTGATGGTGAAATATGTCTCGCCTGGATGCGGTCCTTGCCACACGCTCAAACCGATTCTGAATAAAGTTGTCGATGAGTTTGACGGCAAAATTCACTTTGTCGAAATTGACATTCAAGCAGATCCTGATATTGCCGAGAACGCTCAAGTTACGGGAACGCCGACTATCCAATTCTTTAAGGATAAGGAACTGCTGAGCGAAGTCAAAGGCGTAAAGCAAAAGAGTCAATATCGCCAGTTGATTGAAGGCTATCTGAATTAA
- a CDS encoding SRPBCC family protein, with protein MPDWLEHSVQVEVPVPVDQVWELWSDLEQMPRWMKWIESVKVLEDNPDLSRWHLNTGGLQFDWHSRILKKVPNQIIQWESVDGLPNQGAIRFYDRHNSTIVKLSVAYAFPGILGKIMDSLFLGRAVESTLQANMERFRDYAIQAQAQKQGVSC; from the coding sequence ATGCCAGATTGGTTAGAGCATAGCGTACAGGTTGAAGTGCCAGTTCCCGTTGACCAAGTATGGGAATTGTGGTCAGATCTAGAGCAGATGCCGCGTTGGATGAAGTGGATTGAGTCGGTAAAAGTGCTGGAGGATAACCCTGATTTGTCACGCTGGCATTTAAATACGGGGGGATTGCAGTTCGACTGGCATTCGCGCATTTTGAAGAAAGTACCAAATCAAATTATTCAATGGGAATCTGTGGATGGTCTGCCCAATCAAGGCGCAATTCGGTTTTACGATCGCCACAACAGTACCATTGTTAAGCTCAGCGTTGCCTATGCCTTTCCAGGAATTTTAGGAAAAATTATGGATAGCCTATTTTTAGGTCGTGCAGTCGAATCGACGCTGCAAGCCAACATGGAAAGATTCCGCGATTATGCCATTCAAGCTCAAGCCCAAAAGCAAGGGGTTAGTTGTTAG
- the zds gene encoding 9,9'-di-cis-zeta-carotene desaturase produces the protein MRVAIVGAGLAGLATAVTLADAGWEVEIYESRPFVGGKVGSWIDPDGNHVEMGLHVFFGNYYQLFELMKQVGAFEHLLRKEHVHNFINKGGRTGALDFRFITGAPFNGLKAFFTTSQLSLQDKVQNAIALGTSPIVRGLIDFEGAMKTIRSLDNISFADWFRRQGGSNGSIKRMWNPIAYALGFIDCEHISARCMLTIFQMFAARSEASVLRMLEGSPDEFLHKPIVKYLEDRQVKIFTRRRVREIQFAQDRGETSVTGIVVASGETEETITADAYVCACDVPGIQRLLPAAWRQWSQFDNIYKLEAVPVATVQLRFDGWVTELQDAQKRQQLQQAAGIDNLLYTPDADFSCFADLALTSPTDYYREGQGSLLQLVLTPGDPFIKESNEAIAQHVLKQVHELFPSSRELNMTWHSVVKLAQSLYREAPGMEPYRPYQTTPVANFFLAGSYTQQDYIDSMEGATLSGRLAAKAILASEKLASQGELSAV, from the coding sequence ATGCGGGTTGCGATTGTCGGTGCGGGGCTGGCTGGGCTAGCAACTGCCGTCACGTTGGCGGATGCTGGCTGGGAAGTAGAGATTTATGAGTCTCGCCCCTTTGTAGGTGGAAAAGTTGGGAGTTGGATAGATCCCGATGGTAACCATGTTGAGATGGGGTTGCACGTCTTTTTTGGCAATTATTACCAGCTATTTGAATTAATGAAGCAGGTAGGGGCATTTGAACACCTACTGCGAAAAGAACACGTCCATAATTTTATTAATAAAGGCGGACGCACCGGAGCGTTAGATTTTCGCTTTATTACAGGTGCGCCATTTAATGGATTAAAAGCCTTTTTCACGACTTCGCAGCTGTCACTACAAGATAAAGTGCAAAATGCGATCGCCCTCGGTACTAGCCCCATCGTGCGGGGTTTAATCGACTTTGAGGGGGCAATGAAAACAATCCGCAGCCTCGACAACATCAGTTTTGCTGACTGGTTCCGCCGTCAGGGTGGCAGCAATGGTAGCATCAAGCGGATGTGGAACCCAATTGCCTATGCTTTAGGTTTTATCGACTGCGAGCATATTTCTGCTCGTTGCATGTTGACAATTTTCCAAATGTTTGCTGCTAGAAGCGAGGCTTCGGTGTTGCGGATGTTGGAAGGTTCGCCGGATGAGTTTTTGCACAAACCAATTGTGAAGTATTTAGAGGATAGGCAGGTCAAAATTTTCACGCGGCGGCGAGTCAGAGAAATTCAATTTGCCCAAGACAGGGGAGAAACCAGCGTCACGGGCATAGTTGTTGCTAGTGGCGAGACAGAAGAAACAATTACTGCCGATGCCTATGTCTGTGCTTGCGATGTCCCGGGAATTCAACGGCTCTTACCTGCGGCATGGCGGCAATGGTCGCAATTTGACAACATTTATAAGTTAGAAGCAGTACCAGTTGCAACGGTACAATTGCGGTTTGATGGTTGGGTGACAGAACTGCAAGACGCTCAAAAACGCCAGCAATTGCAGCAAGCCGCAGGCATCGATAATTTACTGTATACACCGGATGCCGACTTTTCTTGTTTTGCAGACTTGGCTTTAACTAGCCCGACAGATTATTACCGCGAGGGACAGGGTTCTTTATTGCAACTGGTACTGACACCAGGCGATCCTTTCATTAAAGAAAGTAACGAGGCGATCGCTCAACACGTCCTCAAGCAAGTCCACGAACTATTCCCCTCGTCGCGGGAGTTAAATATGACTTGGCATAGCGTCGTCAAGTTAGCGCAGTCTCTCTATCGCGAAGCACCAGGGATGGAACCGTATCGCCCTTATCAAACTACGCCAGTAGCAAATTTCTTCCTAGCGGGGAGCTACACCCAGCAAGACTACATCGATAGTATGGAAGGGGCAACACTTTCGGGGCGATTGGCAGCGAAAGCAATTCTGGCAAGTGAAAAACTAGCCAGCCAAGGTGAGTTGTCGGCTGTATAG
- a CDS encoding NAD(P)/FAD-dependent oxidoreductase: MKTPHKVVIVGGGFAGLYAAKALGKSGFDVTLVDKRNFHLFQPLLYQVATGTLSPADISSPLRAILNRQKNTRVLMGEVIDLDPQQQKIILRNGELAYDSLIVATGVSHHYFGNDNWAEVAPGLKTVEDALEMRRRIFLAFEAAEKETDPEKRRAWLTFAIAGGGPTGVELAGAIAELAYSTLKRDFRNIDTKETQILLIEGMDRILPPYDPKLSAQAAHSLERLGVTIKTKTLVTNVTEDAVTIRQGENIESIPARTVLWAAGVKASSMGEAIAQRTGAQLDRAGRVIVEPDLSLANYSNIFIIGDLANYSHQDDKPLPGVAPVAMQEGQYVAELIQRRLQGQAVTPFRYVDIASLAVIGRNAAVVDLRFVKFSGLFAWLIWLFVHIYYLIEFDNKLVVIFQWGWNYFTRKRGARLITGEESLLQLGIDENGDYYAPSGDRANVVTTHT; this comes from the coding sequence ATGAAAACTCCTCATAAAGTTGTCATCGTTGGTGGCGGCTTTGCTGGGCTGTATGCAGCCAAAGCATTAGGAAAAAGTGGTTTCGATGTCACTCTAGTGGATAAGCGGAATTTTCATCTGTTTCAACCCCTGCTCTATCAAGTTGCTACGGGGACTCTCTCCCCAGCCGATATTTCGTCGCCGTTGCGGGCGATTTTGAATCGACAAAAAAACACTAGAGTGCTGATGGGCGAAGTCATCGATCTCGATCCTCAACAGCAAAAAATTATTTTGCGGAATGGCGAATTAGCCTACGATAGCCTGATTGTCGCGACTGGGGTAAGTCACCATTATTTCGGTAACGATAACTGGGCAGAAGTTGCACCAGGACTCAAAACTGTAGAAGATGCTTTAGAAATGCGACGGCGGATTTTTCTAGCTTTTGAAGCAGCGGAAAAGGAAACCGATCCAGAAAAACGTCGTGCTTGGTTGACTTTTGCGATCGCGGGCGGGGGACCAACGGGAGTAGAATTAGCTGGGGCGATCGCGGAGCTTGCTTACAGTACGTTAAAGCGCGATTTTCGCAATATAGACACCAAAGAAACCCAAATCTTGCTGATAGAGGGTATGGATCGCATCCTACCACCCTACGATCCAAAGTTATCGGCTCAAGCGGCGCACTCTTTAGAGCGATTGGGCGTAACGATCAAAACTAAGACTTTAGTTACGAACGTCACCGAGGATGCTGTGACGATTCGTCAAGGTGAGAATATTGAATCCATTCCTGCGCGGACGGTTTTATGGGCAGCGGGTGTGAAGGCTTCATCGATGGGAGAAGCGATCGCCCAACGCACGGGGGCGCAACTCGATCGGGCGGGACGAGTCATTGTCGAACCCGATCTAAGTCTGGCTAACTATTCCAATATTTTCATCATTGGCGATTTGGCGAATTATTCGCACCAAGATGACAAACCTTTACCAGGAGTCGCACCCGTAGCCATGCAAGAAGGGCAATATGTAGCAGAACTGATCCAACGCAGGCTTCAGGGACAAGCTGTCACTCCTTTCCGCTACGTTGATATCGCCAGCCTAGCGGTGATCGGACGCAATGCCGCAGTCGTAGATTTACGTTTCGTCAAGTTCTCAGGTCTTTTTGCTTGGTTAATTTGGCTGTTCGTGCATATTTACTACCTGATTGAATTTGACAATAAGTTGGTAGTAATTTTCCAGTGGGGCTGGAACTATTTCACCCGCAAGCGAGGAGCGAGGTTAATTACTGGCGAAGAATCATTACTTCAGTTAGGGATTGATGAAAACGGTGATTATTACGCGCCGTCAGGCGATCGCGCGAACGTAGTTACTACTCACACCTAG
- a CDS encoding alpha/beta fold hydrolase has product MKDWWQATFPQGRQTLKIIDANGYPVSISYGEKGTGKPLFLIHGIGSWSYNWRYSVEPLSKYFRVICFDAKGYGFSEKPLRKERHDHQLIELSRIISGLCNEPAIIVAESLGALVSLGLALAYPQLIEKLIVVNVPIFPERLPHWGMWLLSQLPTEIVKAIDSTRFPYFFAPIMRELMRLERRSVLYDPSILTDEDVYWLTYPFVEFPGTIAKVAEDLQIAAAEIEHLQAKKPSLITKIQNYLHKIKCPTLILWGKQDSWFPCSDGEKLRSRIPNAQLKILPNCGHDASAGANQAVNAAVLEFLK; this is encoded by the coding sequence ATGAAGGACTGGTGGCAGGCGACATTTCCCCAGGGGAGACAAACATTAAAAATTATCGATGCGAATGGCTACCCAGTTTCTATATCTTACGGAGAGAAAGGCACGGGTAAGCCACTATTTTTAATTCATGGAATTGGCAGTTGGAGTTACAACTGGCGTTATAGCGTCGAACCCTTATCGAAATACTTTCGCGTGATTTGTTTCGATGCCAAAGGTTACGGGTTTTCGGAAAAGCCACTACGTAAAGAAAGACACGATCACCAATTGATCGAGCTATCGCGGATTATTAGCGGCTTGTGCAACGAACCAGCCATCATCGTTGCAGAGTCGCTGGGTGCATTAGTGAGTTTGGGGCTGGCGCTTGCTTATCCTCAACTGATCGAAAAATTAATTGTTGTTAATGTCCCAATCTTTCCCGAACGCCTACCGCATTGGGGTATGTGGTTGCTGTCGCAATTACCAACAGAAATAGTCAAAGCGATCGATTCAACTCGGTTTCCATATTTTTTTGCCCCCATCATGCGGGAATTAATGCGATTAGAGCGGCGATCTGTACTATACGATCCCTCAATATTGACGGACGAAGATGTCTATTGGCTGACCTATCCGTTTGTAGAATTTCCTGGGACGATCGCCAAAGTTGCGGAAGACTTACAAATTGCAGCAGCAGAAATCGAACACTTGCAGGCAAAAAAACCAAGCTTAATTACTAAAATTCAAAATTATCTACACAAAATTAAATGTCCCACCCTAATTTTATGGGGAAAACAAGATAGCTGGTTTCCGTGTAGCGATGGTGAGAAACTGCGATCGCGCATCCCTAACGCTCAATTAAAAATTCTTCCCAATTGCGGTCATGATGCCTCAGCTGGTGCAAACCAGGCAGTGAATGCAGCAGTGTTGGAGTTTCTGAAGTGA